One part of the Vitis riparia cultivar Riparia Gloire de Montpellier isolate 1030 chromosome 6, EGFV_Vit.rip_1.0, whole genome shotgun sequence genome encodes these proteins:
- the LOC117915972 gene encoding beta-glucosidase 12-like: MAIQRYFLFSLLLLNLATIIVAAETADYGTALLNRSSFPKGFIFGTASSAYQYEGAAYEYGRGPSIWDTYTHKYPEKIKDHSNGDVAIDAYHRYKEDVGIMKGMSLDAYRFSISWSRILPNGKLGGGVNKEGIAYYNNLINELLANGLQPFITLFHWDLPQALEDEYGGFLSPLIVDDFRDYAELCFKEFGDRVKHWITLNEPWSYSNGGYVTGNFAPGRCSEWQKLNCTGGDSGTEPYLASHYQLLAHAAAVQVYKKKYQASQKGKIGITIISHWFIPFSNTTNDQNAVERALDFMYGWYMDPLTYGDYPHSMRSLVGKRLPKFSKEQSEMLKGSYDFLGLNYYTANYAAHSPHNNSINPSYSTDAHVKLTTERHGILIGAKSASDWLYVYPKGIREILLYTKNKYKDPIIYITENGVDEANNDELSLEEALADNVRIDFHYHHLSFLKSAIEDGVKVKGYFAWSLLDNFEWSSGYTVRFGINFVDYKDGLRRHPKLSALWFKNFLKK, from the exons ATGGCAATacaaagatattttctttttagccTCCTCCTCCTTAACTTAGCCACCATTATCGTAGCTGCTGAAACAGCAGACTATGGAACTGCTTTGCTCAACAGAAGCAGCTTCCCAAAGGGTTTCATTTTTGGAACAGCCTCATCGGCTTATCAG TACGAGGGTGCTGCATATGAGTATGGCAGAGGACCAAGTATATGGGACACTTACACTCATAAATATCCAG aaaaaataaaagatcatAGTAATGGAGACGTGGCTATTGATGCATATCATCGCTATAAG GAAGATGTAGGGATCATGAAAGGAATGAGCTTGGATGCTTAcagattttcaatttcatggtCTAGAATTCTTCCAA ATGGAAAGTTAGGTGGGGGTGTGAACAAGGAAGGAATCGCATACTACAACAACCTTATTAATGAGCTCCTTGCGAATG GCCTACAGCCCTTCATAACCCTCTTCCACTGGGACCTTCCTCAAGCCCTAGAAGATGAGTATGGTGGTTTCTTAAGTCCCCTCATTGT GGATGATTTTCGAGACTATGCAGAGCTTTGCTTTAAAGAATTTGGGGATAGGGTGAAGCATTGGATCACATTGAATGAGCCATGGAGCTATAGCAATGGTGGGTATGTAACAGGAAACTTCGCCCCTGGTAGATGTTCTGAATGGCAAAAGCTGAACTGCACTGGTGGAGACTCTGGAACTGAGCCTTATTTGGCCTCACACTACCAACTTCTAGCTCATGCAGCTGCTGTCCAAGTTTACAAGAAAAAATATCAG GCATCTCAAAAGGGGAAGATTGGAATCACTATAATCTCACATTGGTTTATACCTTTCTCAAATACGACCAATGATCAGAATGCAGTAGAGCGAGCTCTTGATTTTATGTATGGATG GTATATGGACCCATTGACATATGGAGACTATCCCCATAGCATGCGATCTTTGGTTGGAAAACGTTTACCCAAGTTCTCAAAGGAACAATCCGAGATGTTAAAAGGGTCATATGATTTTCTTGGATTGAACTACTACACTGCCAATTATGCAGCCCACTCTCCCCATAACAATAGCATAAACCCCAGCTACTCCACCGATGCTCATGTTAAACTTACAA cTGAGCGACATGGCATCCTTATTGGTGCAAAG TCGGCCTCGGATTGGCTTTATGTTTATCCAAAAGGAATTCGAGAAATTCTATTGTACACAAAAAACAAGTACAAGGATCCAATCATATACATCACAGAGAATG GGGTTGATGAAGCGAATAATGATGAATTATCACTTGAAGAAGCACTAGCAGACAATGTGAGGATAGATTTCCACTATCATCACCTTTCTTTCCTTAAGAGTGCAATTGA GGATGGTGTCAAAGTAAAGGGATATTTTGCATGGTCATTGCTGGATAACTTCGAATGGAGTTCCGGTTACACTGTTCGATTTGGCATAAACTTTGTTGACTACAAAGACGGATTGAGAAGACACCCAAAACTCTCAGCACTCTGGTTCAAGAATTTccttaaaaagtaa